In one Platichthys flesus chromosome 3, fPlaFle2.1, whole genome shotgun sequence genomic region, the following are encoded:
- the sfrp1a gene encoding secreted frizzled-related protein 1a, with product MRSTSESFWRMVRLAVTVALLSVCRASEYEYLSWKSDGYNGGRSYGKPPQCVDIPEDLRLCHNVGYNKMLLPNLLEHETMAEAKQQASSWVPLVHKSCHPGTQVFLCSLFAPLCLDRPIYPCRWLCEAVRDGCTPIMESFGFPWPEMLTCDKFPQDDVCIAMTQPNSTEATKPTGYSPICPPCDNEMKTDAMLEHMCASEFAIKTKIKEVKRENMDRKVILQKRKKMVKQGNLKKKDLKKLVLYLKNGADCPCQQLDNLGNQYLIMGRKVDKQYLLTGIHKWDKSSTEFKKAMKKLKTYKCPAFENVFK from the exons ATGAGGTCCACTTCTGAGTCGTTCTGGAGGATGGTTCGGCTGGCGGTGACGGTAGCGCTCCTGTCAGTGTGCCGTGCCTCAGAGTACGAGTACCTGAGCTGGAAGTCGGACGGGTACAACGGCGGTCGCAGCTACGGCAAACCCCCGCAGTGCGTGGACATCCCGGAGGACCTGCGGCTCTGCCACAACGTGGGCTACAACAAGATGCTGCTGCCCAACCTGCTCGAGCACGAAACCATGGCCGAGGCGAAGCAGCAGGCCAGCAGCTGGGTGCCCCTGGTGCACAAGAGCTGCCACCCGGGCACGCAGGTCTTCCTCTGCTCGCTCTTTGCGCCCTTGTGCCTGGACCGGCCCATCTACCCGTGCCGCTGGCTGTGCGAGGCCGTGCGCGATGGATGCACCCCCATCATGGAGTCATTCGGCTTCCCCTGGCCGGAGATGCTCACCTGCGACAAGTTTCCCCAGGACGACGTGTGCATCGCCATGACGCAGCCCAACTCGACCGAGGCCACCAAACCGACAG GTTACTCCCCCATCTGCCCTCCATGTGACAACGAAATGAAAACAGACGCCATGCTGGAGCACATGTGTGCCAGCGAGTTTG CCATCAAGACCAAGATCAAGGAGGTGAAGCGAGAAAACATGGACCGCAAGGTGATcctgcagaagaggaagaagatggtgaAACAAGGCAACCTGAAAAAGAAGGACTTGAAGAAGCTTGTGTTGTACTTGAAGAATGGCGCGGACTGCCCCTGCCAGCAGCTGGACAACCTGGGAAACCAGTACCTAATCATGGGCCGCAAGGTGGATAAGCAGTACCTCCTCACAGGCATCCACAAGTGGGACAAGTCCAGCACAGAGTTCAAAAAGGCCATGAAGAAGCTCAAGACATACAAATGCCCCGCCTTTGAGAATGtcttcaaataa